The window TGTATTATTTCCGGATACGTCCACGTTGCCGATCACGCCTGTGAGTTCCTCCATGGTCATGGTAACGATTTCACCAGAACTTTCTGAAAAGGTTATGGTCCCCCGTGCCAGAAGCCCGGCCGCGTCAGTACCGGCTACAAGGGCGCGGTTGTCTTCAGCTGGATCACAGGTAATGACGTATTCCCAGTCGGTATCTGATTTTTTATCGTAGTAGACAGTAACTTCATGGGAAGAGCCCAGGGAGTCATAAACCGTGACCACAGTCTGATATTCGTAACCACTTGAATCCATGGTGTTGCCGGTATCCTCATCATATGCAAACAGGTTGGACAGGACCGTGGACATGGACTCGGCATCGGAATCCAGGTTGGTAATTACTGTAATCTCCCCGGTATCATCCGGCGGACTTGTGAACTCGGTCAATATCAGGTCTTTTATGGCTCCGTATTCTTCTCCTGTAGTCCCGTCAACATACCACCCCTGGAGAATATAGCCTGCGGAGGAGACAAGCGCGCCATTTTCATCAAATGAAAAATTACCGGCCCTTGTATAAAAGGTCTCTTCGGAACCGGCCTGGGAGACAATGAAGAAGCCGTCTCCGCCAATGGCAAGGTCTGTTGCATTGCTTGTGGTTTCAAGGGAGCCATCGGTGAACACCTGGGCAACGGCATCAACGTTCATGCCAAGCCCCACCTGGGATGCACCGGCATTGGTGCCGATGGTCTGGTAGAGGGTATCCGCAAAGGTGGCCGTGCCCTTTTTAAACCCGATTGTATTAATGTTTGAAATATTGTTGCTTGTGACCTGGAGTGCATTGCCGGTGTTGCCCAGGCCGCTGGTTCCGGCATAAAGGGAACTGTTTAATGACATGGGGGTCTCCTTTGCTTGGGTAAAATTTAATTCTTTCGGCAGATCAGTTAGACTTTTCGCCTCTGCCTGTTTTTATTCAATAGAGGTTATGCTTGATACAGAGACCAGGCGTCCGGTACCGTCAATTTCAAGGTATTGAGTACCGTCCACAGACGTAATGGCGCTCACCTCTCCGGAAATGGGGGTGGTGGCTGTTCCATTCTCCGCTGTAACTTTGTAATAATAAAGTCCGTCAGAGCTGACGTAACCGCTGCTTGACAGTCCGTCCCAGGTGACTTCATTTTCTCCGGTGGTTGTGTCGTCAGCCGATATCTCAATGGTATCCACCTCTTCATCATCGGAGTTATATATTGTCACTGTGACATCACTGGATAAGGTAAGGCTGAAGCCTAAAGCGTCCCCCTGGACCTCGCCGTCTTCCACCTGAATGATGGGATAGTTGGAAGAAACCGTGGTGCCGAGATATTCAAGAATGGACGTCGAATTACTGGAAGATGAGGATGAAGAAGAGGTTACAGTGGTAACATTTTCCGGGTCCACAAGCACACCACTGATCACAAGGTATCCTTTTCCATTCTGGTATGATACAGCATCCACAGTACCGGACAGATAGGACGCCACTTCTTTATAGCCGTTTCCTGAATTAGCCATCACCACGTAGGTATATTCACCATCTTCCAGGATATTACCTTCATCATCCGTGCCATCCCAGGAGACCAGATAGGATCCGGCCTCAACATCGCCCTGGGACAGTGTAGCCACCTTGGTGCCATCTGAATCATACACATACACAACAACCTCGGCAGGTTTATCAACCTCATAAAAACCTGCGGTTACAGAGCCGTCATCAATGGTCATTGACGTTACGGTTGCTGTTACTGTCTTCCCCATAAATGAATTGACGTCAACGTCACCTTCGGAAGCCTTTGTATCCGATACTATTTCAGCAAGTTTGTCATTGGCATTGATCAATTGTTCAACCTGGGAAAATTGTGCCAACTGGTCTGTAAACTGCTCTGTATCCGCCGGATCAAGGGGGTTTTGATTTTCAAGCTGGGCTACTAACAGAGTTAAAAAGTCTTCGGTGCCCAATGAAGTCGTGGTGCCGGCGTCACTGGTTGTTGAGGTGGTTTCAGCATTATAAGCCTCATAATTGTTAATCAGTGATGAAAGTGCCGAATTATTTGACATACCCGCCTCCTTTGGGTGTTACTTCTTGTTTATGTGGGGCTCGCTGTTTAAAAACCAACGTCACCTATCCTGACTTAGATAAATACCAAGAAAAGTGCCTGACCGATCGACATATACGTATTACATCCGGGATATGTTTTTTGTATCATTAGATTGGTATTAATGGTGTTCTTGATATATACTTAATAATATTTGTTATAGATCAAATTTTTTATAAATATATCTTAATTTATTGGAATTAATCATATGGTATAAATATAATTATTTTTATGATGGCCATGTCTTTTATTTAAACTCTGTGCATTTACGCGGGGGGAATTTTTTACCGATTCTGACAATTTATATAATCGTTTCGAAAGGATCTGACCGACAACCGCACGATATTTTTTATCAAAAATAAATATCACTTGATTGGTAATAAAATCATGTTTTTTATAATAAAAAAACAATGTGTTACAAAAAAAATCGACGTTTGGTATATAATAAAATCATATATTTCGTTATTAAAGGATATCCCCTCTCAGGGCGATACCAAATTCAAATGCCCGGAAGAATTTGCCTGTCGACAATTTATGAATAGGCGAAAGAATTTTTTTTAAGGAGAATAACCATGGCAACCGGCACCATCACCTCACTTGGACTTGGGTCTGACCTTGATCTGCAAGGCCTGTTAGACACCCAGAGGGAAGCTGATGAGTCCATTGCAGGACTGGCACTGGACGAAATTGAAGAACTGCAGGCCCAGGAGGAATCACTGTCTTCGGTTCAAAGCCAGCTTCTGACCATGAAATCCAGCGCATTGAACCTGTCTTTATCTTCAACTTATCTTTACAGGGATGTAACTTCATCCAAGGAAGATGTGGCAACCGCCACAGTACTGGATGGAACTGATACCGGAACCCATACCGTTGTCACCTCCCGCCTTGCATCTAACAGCTCGTATATGTCCGACGGATTTGCATCCGAATCTTCAACTGTTTATACGCCTGTCGTCCAGCAATCAACCGACAGTTACGGCAGTGTTACAGATACGATTCTTCAAGATGGAGAGACACTGACCATCAGTTACGGGAACGAAGACGCGCCCTTAACATTCACCATCACCGGCACCCCGGGGGGCATGAGTGTAGACGGGTTGCTTTCAGCCATCAATGATGACCCAACCATAAGTAATTATGTGACAGCAACCACTTATGCTGATGATGCCGGTATACATGTTCAGATTGCATCTGCCACAGGCGAGACCGGTGAAGATGGTCGCGTGGACGTGGAAGGTTCCGCAGGGGTTACCTCTTTCACGGCACCCACAGAAGAGCTTTCTTTTACCGTGGGAGATGGCGAGGTGTTCACCATCTCTGTGCCGGCCGAAACAACCCTTGAAAATTTAGCCAAACGTATCAATGAGGCAGAGGGCAATCCCGGGGTCACCGCAACCGTCATCTACACCGGAACAGGGGATAACCCCTATCAGCTGGTTCTCGAAGCAGATGACAGCGGTGAGGACAACAGAATCTCCATCATCAGTCAGCCGGATGGTTTGGGCCTAAAAGAATCAAACGGTGAAGGGTACACCATGACCGGGGATAATGCCATTTCTTTCTCAAGTGCCGTGGACGTTAGCCAAGGCGGCAACGATAGTATCATTTTTGAAGAGATCAATGAAGACGGTGAAACAGTTTCCCTTACCGCACAAATTGAAGCCGGAACATATGCCACCGCAGAAGAACTTGCCGAAGCGGTTGAAAAAGCCCTTGAAAACGCATCTAAAGAGGATGGAAACAATACGGATTACCAGGTGGATATAGATTCGGAAACAGGTCTAATGTCCATCTCAGAGGCGGGAACCCTTGAAAGTGTAACCATTGACTGGGAAAATGCAGGCAGCACAGCGGCCGCGACCCTGGGATTTACCGAAAACAAGACAATAACTCCCATGGATTCTTCACTTAATGCCATGCTCACCGTTGACGGCATCACATACCAACGCCAGGAAAATAACGGTGTGAATGATATTATTGACGGGGTTACTTTGAAGCTTTACTCCACGGGGTCAGCCACTATTACCGTAGAAAATGATACAGAAGACATTGTCACTGAATTGACAAGCCTTGTTGAGATCTACAACACACTGCTGGCTGAAATTGATGAAAATGACGATTTCGATGAAGATTCCGAGACCTGGGGTTCCCTGGCCCGAAGTTCCACCATCAGGACTCTGAAACAGACTCTTCAGGATTTAATAACCACCACTGTGGATACAGGGGGAACCATTTCCAGCCTTTTGGACATCGGCATTGAGGTTAATGATGACGGTACTCTGACCCTGGACGAAGATACCCTGAATAAAATATTAAACGACAGCTATGATGACGTCGTTGCGCTGCTCAAGGGTACGGATGATGAAGAAGGGCTCGGGGATACTCTCAATGATTCCTTTGGCAGCTATGCACTGTCCAGTGGATATGTTCAGGACGAGATGAATTCCCTTGGAGATGAAAAAAATCGCCTGTCGGAAAAATACAAAGGGGATATGGAACGTATTGAAAAGAAATACGAGATTATGGCCGCAGAATATACAAAATTGGACTCATATCTTTCAGAACTTACCAACATTGGAAATTATATTGACACAATGATGTCTACAAATAAGGATAAATGATAGAGCAATTTTTATTTGTACTCCTTCTCGGAGGTTAAAATCTGAGGGGTTCAAACAAAAACCGCCTGCTTGACTATAGGATTCAAGCAGGCGGTTTTTGTTTTTGTGCATGTTAAATGATGTCAGTGATGGGAGCTGCCATCATCATTAACTGTGTCATAGGCTGCTTTAAGAAAGCAATAGGTCATGCCGGCTCCTAAAATGGATATGGCATACCAGAACCCACCGAAAAAAATTGCATGGCCGATATCCCAGGCCCATTCAAAACAAAAGGGAAACATTAAAACCTCCTTTATCAGTTTTGAGCTGCCGCATCGGCAGAGTTGTTAAGCTCCAGCTCCTGGGGGAATACCGGCAGATACCGATATGAAACCGCAATCAGTATAATTCCGTAAGCAACAGGCAGAATGGTGGTGGCCACTTCCTGCCAGCTTGGAATATACAAGGCCCAGGTGTCAAAAGACATTACAGGTACAGCCATGATCTGAAGTACCATCACCCACCGGTTCAGGCACACACCAATAACGCCCAGAATTATGGCAGCGGTGCGGGTGGTGGGATTTTCCCGGGTGCTTTTGGTAATCAGGAGAAGCCCGGGCACAACACCGCATAGAAGCACTTCAGTGATCAGAATCCAGTATCCGTAGAATCCGTTATTGCTGTAGAAGTGACTCAGTTTGAATCCCATGGAGGGTGCGGTGACATTGGCCCAGTAAATGGTATCAATGATCTTGGCGATAATATATGTGGTGATCATCCAGCCGGAAATTTTTGCCAGAAGATTGATGGTTTTATCTCCAACCAGTTTTTTACCTGTGATTATTTCGGTAATCTTGGTCACAAGAAGGGTAAAGCAGGGGCCAAATGCTGCCGCAGACCAGGTAAACAGGAAAAAGGTCC is drawn from uncultured Desulfobacter sp. and contains these coding sequences:
- a CDS encoding FlgD immunoglobulin-like domain containing protein; this encodes MSNNSALSSLINNYEAYNAETTSTTSDAGTTTSLGTEDFLTLLVAQLENQNPLDPADTEQFTDQLAQFSQVEQLINANDKLAEIVSDTKASEGDVDVNSFMGKTVTATVTSMTIDDGSVTAGFYEVDKPAEVVVYVYDSDGTKVATLSQGDVEAGSYLVSWDGTDDEGNILEDGEYTYVVMANSGNGYKEVASYLSGTVDAVSYQNGKGYLVISGVLVDPENVTTVTSSSSSSSSNSTSILEYLGTTVSSNYPIIQVEDGEVQGDALGFSLTLSSDVTVTIYNSDDEEVDTIEISADDTTTGENEVTWDGLSSSGYVSSDGLYYYKVTAENGTATTPISGEVSAITSVDGTQYLEIDGTGRLVSVSSITSIE
- the fliD gene encoding flagellar filament capping protein FliD; this translates as MATGTITSLGLGSDLDLQGLLDTQREADESIAGLALDEIEELQAQEESLSSVQSQLLTMKSSALNLSLSSTYLYRDVTSSKEDVATATVLDGTDTGTHTVVTSRLASNSSYMSDGFASESSTVYTPVVQQSTDSYGSVTDTILQDGETLTISYGNEDAPLTFTITGTPGGMSVDGLLSAINDDPTISNYVTATTYADDAGIHVQIASATGETGEDGRVDVEGSAGVTSFTAPTEELSFTVGDGEVFTISVPAETTLENLAKRINEAEGNPGVTATVIYTGTGDNPYQLVLEADDSGEDNRISIISQPDGLGLKESNGEGYTMTGDNAISFSSAVDVSQGGNDSIIFEEINEDGETVSLTAQIEAGTYATAEELAEAVEKALENASKEDGNNTDYQVDIDSETGLMSISEAGTLESVTIDWENAGSTAAATLGFTENKTITPMDSSLNAMLTVDGITYQRQENNGVNDIIDGVTLKLYSTGSATITVENDTEDIVTELTSLVEIYNTLLAEIDENDDFDEDSETWGSLARSSTIRTLKQTLQDLITTTVDTGGTISSLLDIGIEVNDDGTLTLDEDTLNKILNDSYDDVVALLKGTDDEEGLGDTLNDSFGSYALSSGYVQDEMNSLGDEKNRLSEKYKGDMERIEKKYEIMAAEYTKLDSYLSELTNIGNYIDTMMSTNKDK